The Trichosurus vulpecula isolate mTriVul1 chromosome 3, mTriVul1.pri, whole genome shotgun sequence genome includes a window with the following:
- the FNDC9 gene encoding fibronectin type III domain-containing protein 9: protein MNIEVKNVSYTQATISWSTLEPCLENNYHIMYRPNWNSIFSGYLRHPFHHEERVPRTLSSLVLRQLAPSTLYFLCITCKDSYPSSNHCTMFHTLDKSSKATPGSQLDPGVSLWVVTALLLACFMAILAFFCLQFWCLRCHEPRWTYHSSQREEVDELVRWAEGALGLGRREEDLQEFPMAALLTKSSSATPESPHSSPPSRFSHKGTQDQAVMFPHRGL from the coding sequence ATGAACATTGAAGTTAAAAATGTATCTTATACCCAAGCCACTATCTCCTGGTCCACGCTGGAGCCCTGTCTGGAGAATAATTACCATATCATGTACAGGCCCAACTGGAACAGCATTTTCTCAGGCTACCTGCGCCACCCCTTTCACCACGAAGAAAGGGTGCCCCGAACCCTCAGCTCCCTGGTCCTTCGCCAACTTGCTCCATCCACGCTCTACTTTCTGTGCATCACCTGCAAGGATTCCTACCCCTCCAGCAACCACTGTACTATGTTCCACACCCTGGATAAAAGCTCCAAAGCTACCCCTGGCTCCCAGTTGGATCCTGGCGTATCTCTCTGGGTGGTCACAGCTCTTCTCCTCGCCTGCTTCATGGCCATCCTAGCCTTCTTCTGTCTCCAGTTCTGGTGTCTGAGGTGCCACGAGCCACGGTGGACATACCACTCAAGCCAGAGGGAGGAAGTTGATGAGTTGGTGAGGTGGGCCGAGGGTGCTCTGGGCCTTGGGCGGAGGGAGGAAGACTTGCAGGAGTTCCCCATGGCAGCACTACTGACCAAGAGTTCTAGTGCCACACCCGAGAGCCCCCACAGCTCTCCCCCTTCCCGCTTCTCCCACAAAGGGACTCAGGATCAAGCTGTTATGTTTCCTCATCGTGGGCTATGA